The Montipora foliosa isolate CH-2021 chromosome 14, ASM3666993v2, whole genome shotgun sequence genome window below encodes:
- the LOC137984273 gene encoding U6 snRNA-associated Sm-like protein LSm5 isoform X2, translating into MITSNDKMAAVRNESQLLPLELIDKCIGSRIHIVMKSDKEIVGILLGFDDYVNIVLEDVTVFENTPEGRRMTKLDQILLNGNNITMLIPGGEGPEI; encoded by the exons ATGATTACGTCAAAtgacaaaatggcggccgtGAGAAACGAATCTCAGCTTCTTCCCCTCG AACTGATAGACAAGTGCATTGGATCTCGAATTCACATTGTCATGAAAAGTGACAAAGAAATTGTTGGAATACTTTTGGGTTTTGATGACTATGTCA ACATTGTTTTGGAAGATGTTACAGTATT TGAGAATACACCAGAGGGACGCAGAATGACCAAATTAGACCAGATTCTTTTGAATGGAAACAACATCACAATG CTTATTCCTGGTGGAGA GGGTCCGGAGATCTGA
- the LOC137984273 gene encoding U6 snRNA-associated Sm-like protein LSm5 isoform X1: MITSNDKMAAVRNESQLLPLELIDKCIGSRIHIVMKSDKEIVGILLGFDDYVNIVLEDVTVFENTPEGRRMTKLDQILLNGNNITMLIPGGEYPLKLHLE; the protein is encoded by the exons ATGATTACGTCAAAtgacaaaatggcggccgtGAGAAACGAATCTCAGCTTCTTCCCCTCG AACTGATAGACAAGTGCATTGGATCTCGAATTCACATTGTCATGAAAAGTGACAAAGAAATTGTTGGAATACTTTTGGGTTTTGATGACTATGTCA ACATTGTTTTGGAAGATGTTACAGTATT TGAGAATACACCAGAGGGACGCAGAATGACCAAATTAGACCAGATTCTTTTGAATGGAAACAACATCACAATG CTTATTCCTGGTGGAGAGTATCCTTTAAAATTACACTTAGAAtga